One window of Methanothermobacter tenebrarum genomic DNA carries:
- the truA gene encoding tRNA pseudouridine(38-40) synthase TruA has product MKKIALKIAYLGTRFHGFQRQPDLPTVEGELINALQEAGLIEDPKDARFQAAGRTDKGVHSLGNVVTFFTPYKVHVNQINDILPRDIKVLASASVYYGFKVRYPIRRYYRYILFDDDLDLKLMSLAASKFEGTHDFTNFSKRIERNPIRKIESVKIREDDDYYLIDVVGESFLWQMVRKMVKVIADVGKGEIGIEEVDNLLNPKDRTYIKPMPPENLILMGLEYGVKIKFKEDDYAISSFKSILEEEFQEYKRASIVRKVMKDTLITFK; this is encoded by the coding sequence ATGAAGAAGATAGCATTGAAGATAGCATACCTAGGCACGCGTTTCCACGGATTCCAAAGGCAACCAGACCTTCCCACAGTTGAGGGAGAGCTTATAAATGCACTACAAGAGGCTGGTCTTATTGAGGATCCAAAAGATGCTAGATTCCAGGCCGCCGGCAGAACAGATAAAGGAGTGCATTCACTTGGTAATGTTGTAACATTCTTCACACCATACAAAGTCCATGTGAATCAAATAAATGATATCCTGCCACGTGACATTAAAGTATTGGCAAGCGCCTCCGTATACTATGGGTTCAAGGTAAGATACCCCATCAGGAGATACTATCGTTATATATTATTCGATGATGATCTCGACTTAAAACTTATGAGCTTAGCGGCTTCTAAGTTTGAGGGGACACACGATTTCACGAATTTTTCCAAGAGAATCGAAAGAAACCCTATAAGGAAGATAGAATCTGTTAAAATCCGAGAAGATGATGATTATTACCTTATCGACGTAGTCGGTGAAAGTTTCCTATGGCAGATGGTGAGAAAAATGGTGAAAGTCATCGCTGACGTTGGGAAAGGGGAAATCGGAATAGAAGAAGTTGATAATCTGCTCAATCCAAAAGACAGGACCTATATAAAGCCAATGCCACCAGAAAACCTTATACTAATGGGACTCGAATATGGGGTTAAAATCAAATTCAAAGAAGATGATTATGCGATATCCTCATTTAAATCAATACTAGAGGAAGAATTCCAAGAATATAAGAGAGCATCTATTGTCAGAAAAGTGATGAAGGATACCCTTATAACCTTCAAATAA
- a CDS encoding SecDF P1 head subdomain-containing protein yields the protein MRKGISRFIREPRTIILIILVMISLAAISTLGIPQGLDLKGGSIIQIQLEKPVDPATMNTITSVLDKRLNIFGVKDVKVRASGNQNVIIEIAGVKPEEVARIVGSPGKFEAKIDNKTVLTGADIVSVQSPIIRGNQWEVPFRISPDGAKRFAEAAEGKAGAPVDMYLDDRLITSPEISPDVAAGKPVTDVAITGAESTRESAELKAKEVETLLKSGSLPVKVKIVGVSSVSAELGGEFTKGAIIAGLIAIIAIIIILIARYRTPVLVLPIFFTTLAELILILGVAAIIRWNIDLAAIAGILAAIGTGVDDQIIITDEVLGEEKVKRRRRMFRIREAFFIIFASAGTLIAAMLPLAYVGFSRGATGIGMLAGFAFTTVLGVLIGVFITRPVYAKFMEYIIG from the coding sequence ATGAGAAAAGGAATCTCACGATTCATACGAGAACCAAGGACAATCATCCTCATAATACTGGTAATGATAAGTTTAGCAGCCATTTCAACCCTTGGAATCCCACAGGGCCTCGACCTAAAAGGAGGATCCATCATACAAATACAATTGGAAAAACCCGTGGACCCGGCGACCATGAACACCATAACAAGTGTCCTTGATAAAAGGCTTAACATTTTCGGCGTGAAGGATGTGAAGGTAAGGGCCAGCGGAAACCAGAACGTTATCATTGAAATTGCTGGGGTAAAGCCCGAAGAAGTGGCTAGGATAGTGGGCTCCCCGGGTAAATTCGAGGCAAAAATCGACAATAAAACTGTGCTTACAGGAGCTGATATTGTAAGTGTACAATCTCCTATAATACGGGGAAATCAATGGGAGGTTCCATTCCGCATATCACCTGATGGTGCTAAACGTTTTGCAGAGGCTGCGGAGGGTAAAGCCGGTGCACCCGTTGATATGTACTTGGATGATCGTCTCATAACCTCCCCTGAAATATCACCTGATGTGGCGGCTGGTAAACCCGTGACAGATGTTGCAATAACAGGCGCTGAGAGTACAAGAGAATCCGCAGAATTAAAGGCGAAGGAAGTTGAAACCCTCCTGAAATCGGGTTCATTACCTGTTAAGGTTAAAATTGTTGGTGTGAGCAGCGTATCCGCAGAACTAGGAGGTGAATTTACCAAAGGGGCCATAATAGCGGGTTTAATTGCTATTATCGCCATTATCATAATCCTAATCGCACGTTACAGGACGCCCGTCCTGGTGCTGCCAATATTCTTCACGACACTGGCAGAACTTATCCTAATATTAGGTGTTGCCGCCATCATACGATGGAATATAGACTTGGCTGCTATCGCAGGTATCCTAGCAGCCATAGGCACTGGAGTGGACGACCAGATAATCATAACAGATGAAGTGCTCGGCGAGGAAAAGGTGAAAAGGCGCAGGAGAATGTTCAGGATCAGGGAAGCTTTCTTCATAATATTCGCCTCCGCCGGTACATTAATCGCTGCAATGTTACCATTAGCCTATGTGGGTTTTTCAAGGGGCGCTACGGGTATAGGAATGTTAGCTGGTTTCGCATTCACAACAGTCCTAGGCGTGCTCATAGGAGTTTTCATAACACGTCCAGTATATGCTAAATTCATGGAATATATAATAGGATAG
- a CDS encoding flavodoxin family protein, whose product MKKILIIYYSKTKNTETVAKTLADELSAETVEIKDLKNRYGFLSNIGSIIDAIRENKTRIEPETIDLTGYDLLYMGSPTWAGKPAPAIITIIDNLKLKGKDVILFATMGRQGGSNVIDRMAEKIKARGGRIINSFTIKTGGKQFNEIKEDTLKVIAEKDLKIYSIG is encoded by the coding sequence ATGAAAAAGATACTAATCATCTACTATTCAAAAACAAAAAATACCGAAACTGTAGCTAAAACCCTCGCAGATGAATTATCAGCCGAAACAGTTGAAATAAAGGATTTAAAGAACCGATACGGTTTCTTGAGTAATATAGGATCAATTATAGATGCTATAAGGGAGAACAAGACTAGGATAGAACCTGAAACTATCGACCTGACCGGATATGACCTCCTTTATATGGGATCCCCCACATGGGCCGGTAAACCAGCACCAGCCATAATAACAATAATAGACAACCTAAAACTAAAAGGCAAAGACGTCATACTATTCGCTACAATGGGCCGCCAGGGGGGAAGCAATGTAATAGATAGGATGGCTGAGAAGATAAAAGCGAGAGGAGGCCGTATAATAAACTCATTCACGATAAAAACGGGTGGGAAACAATTTAACGAGATCAAAGAGGACACATTAAAGGTTATAGCCGAAAAGGACCTTAAGATATACTCTATAGGATAA
- a CDS encoding FAD synthase, which translates to MKTVMATGTFDIIHPGHVFFLEEAKKLGGKNAKLVVVLARDSTVRAKKRIPIVGEKQRLEVVRMLKPVDEAYLGSETDMFEIVHKINPDIIAIGPDQDFNIKELENELRKRGLKCEVKRVKRYKKAQLDSTCKIIKKIKSMKFDDETFKNC; encoded by the coding sequence ATGAAGACTGTGATGGCCACCGGCACCTTTGATATCATACACCCAGGACATGTTTTCTTCCTAGAAGAGGCTAAAAAGCTTGGTGGAAAGAATGCGAAGTTAGTTGTAGTCCTTGCAAGGGACTCCACTGTAAGGGCGAAGAAAAGAATCCCCATAGTAGGTGAGAAACAGAGACTAGAGGTTGTTAGAATGTTAAAACCGGTTGATGAGGCCTATCTTGGGAGTGAGACTGACATGTTTGAGATAGTCCATAAAATAAACCCTGATATCATAGCCATAGGCCCGGACCAAGACTTTAATATTAAAGAACTTGAAAATGAACTTAGAAAAAGGGGTCTTAAGTGTGAAGTTAAAAGGGTGAAAAGGTATAAAAAAGCCCAACTTGACAGCACTTGCAAAATAATCAAAAAAATAAAAAGCATGAAATTCGATGATGAAACATTCAAAAACTGTTAA
- a CDS encoding DMT family transporter: protein MKRLWGYVSVILATVFFGLSAPLNKIMVGEMSPILIGALTYLIAGIFLFLIRQSPLKNFILDVLNHGKDGEVFIKPSDYLILVVTAVSSSAIAPLLFLRGLSETSAVNSALLLNIEVFFIILMGLIIFGESLKLKDLLGVLLLIIGALSIATNGEFHHITLTQNIRGNLLVIGAAFFWSLDTVLSKFLSRKRDLIWISAIKSFIGGLILMCILLSLNMSLRFPLRMLPFLFSVSIFSIGFAFILIYFALRQIGSTEVGSLFPLSSLFGAIFAFLILGEPFGGLQIFSAFIMILGIFILYQNNR from the coding sequence ATGAAGCGTTTATGGGGTTATGTGAGCGTAATCCTCGCCACAGTATTCTTCGGCCTATCCGCACCCCTTAATAAGATTATGGTCGGTGAAATGAGCCCTATTTTAATCGGAGCTTTAACCTATCTTATAGCCGGGATTTTCTTATTTTTGATAAGACAATCACCTTTAAAGAATTTTATATTAGATGTGCTTAATCATGGAAAGGATGGTGAGGTGTTCATTAAACCATCAGATTATCTCATCCTCGTTGTAACAGCCGTTTCAAGTTCGGCTATAGCCCCGTTACTCTTCCTCAGAGGCCTTAGCGAAACCAGCGCCGTGAACTCGGCGCTCCTTTTAAATATTGAAGTTTTCTTCATAATATTGATGGGTTTAATCATATTCGGGGAATCCTTGAAATTAAAGGACCTTTTAGGTGTTCTCTTATTAATCATAGGGGCATTATCAATAGCAACTAATGGAGAATTCCATCATATAACCTTAACCCAGAATATCCGGGGTAATCTTCTTGTTATTGGAGCAGCATTCTTCTGGAGTCTAGACACTGTATTAAGTAAATTCCTCAGTAGAAAGAGGGACCTTATATGGATATCAGCTATAAAAAGTTTTATTGGCGGTTTAATATTAATGTGTATTTTATTGTCCCTTAACATGAGCTTGAGGTTCCCACTTAGAATGTTACCATTCCTTTTTTCCGTTTCAATATTTAGTATAGGCTTCGCCTTCATATTAATCTATTTCGCCCTGAGACAAATAGGATCTACTGAAGTGGGCTCCCTATTCCCACTTTCCTCCCTATTCGGGGCCATATTCGCATTCCTGATCCTCGGAGAACCCTTTGGGGGTCTTCAAATCTTCTCCGCTTTTATAATGATCCTCGGAATTTTTATATTATACCAGAACAATAGATGA
- a CDS encoding 4Fe-4S binding protein, giving the protein MKAWLRFLPNIIGKAIISKAIKKYDIEFNILRAHITPRGGEMLVEISGPEEKESIKFIEEQGIEVKPIIKVVKKDKDKCIDCGACISLCPVKAINMEEDWTVEIDDQICIGCGFCAKSCPTKSIILFE; this is encoded by the coding sequence ATGAAAGCATGGCTCAGATTCCTACCAAACATCATAGGCAAAGCCATAATCTCAAAGGCGATAAAAAAATATGACATCGAATTCAACATACTAAGAGCACACATAACACCCCGCGGGGGTGAAATGTTAGTCGAGATAAGCGGCCCCGAAGAAAAGGAGAGTATAAAGTTTATAGAAGAACAGGGTATAGAAGTAAAACCCATAATAAAGGTTGTTAAAAAGGATAAGGATAAATGCATAGACTGTGGAGCATGCATATCACTTTGCCCAGTAAAAGCCATCAACATGGAAGAAGACTGGACAGTAGAAATAGACGACCAAATTTGTATAGGTTGTGGCTTCTGCGCCAAATCCTGTCCTACAAAGTCCATAATCCTATTCGAATAA
- the pyrI gene encoding aspartate carbamoyltransferase regulatory subunit, whose protein sequence is MRKPRELKVKPIKNGTVIDHITSNKALHVLKILGLPDGKSRVTVAINMESSRYGSKDIVKVENRELESSEVDQIALIAPKATINIIRDYEIVEKWKVHLLDEVHGILKCPNPNCITNRREPVETRFYVINREPVILRCHFCERLMSEDEIESQF, encoded by the coding sequence TTGAGGAAACCCAGGGAACTTAAAGTTAAACCAATAAAAAATGGGACTGTCATAGACCATATAACCTCAAATAAGGCCTTGCACGTCTTGAAGATTTTGGGTCTTCCAGATGGTAAAAGTAGAGTTACAGTAGCTATTAACATGGAATCTTCACGTTATGGTTCAAAGGATATCGTTAAAGTGGAAAACAGGGAACTGGAATCAAGTGAAGTGGATCAGATAGCCCTCATAGCACCCAAGGCGACCATAAACATAATAAGGGATTATGAGATAGTGGAAAAGTGGAAAGTACACCTCCTCGATGAAGTGCATGGAATATTAAAATGTCCTAATCCAAATTGTATAACTAATAGAAGGGAGCCTGTGGAAACACGATTCTATGTCATTAACAGGGAACCTGTGATTTTAAGGTGTCATTTCTGTGAAAGGCTCATGAGCGAGGATGAAATCGAATCCCAATTCTAG
- the hisA gene encoding 1-(5-phosphoribosyl)-5-[(5-phosphoribosylamino)methylideneamino]imidazole-4-carboxamide isomerase, which produces MFPPDKMLIIPAVDIKDGKCVQLVQGVPGTEQVIIDDPIGAAMKWEKMGARTLHLIDLDGALGTGNNFHIIEEIVKSLPIPVQVGGGIRTREYARKLLDIGVRRIILGTVAVENPEMVKKLSREYGSDQIMVAVDSKDSKVLIKGWTKKTTMEAPSLARLFEKMGAGSILFTNVNVEGLLEGVDIKPLKEIIRAVKIPIIYSGGVTSTRDLELLKRTGVRGVVIGSALYKGKIDFKEALEYEDPL; this is translated from the coding sequence ATGTTCCCACCAGATAAAATGTTGATAATCCCTGCAGTTGACATAAAAGATGGTAAATGCGTCCAACTAGTACAGGGTGTCCCAGGCACGGAACAGGTTATCATAGATGATCCCATAGGCGCGGCCATGAAATGGGAAAAGATGGGGGCGAGGACGCTACACCTAATCGACCTTGACGGGGCCCTTGGAACAGGCAACAACTTCCATATTATAGAGGAGATTGTTAAATCCCTTCCCATCCCGGTACAGGTAGGTGGTGGTATAAGAACGCGAGAATACGCCCGGAAACTCCTCGATATTGGCGTTAGAAGGATAATATTAGGTACTGTGGCGGTTGAAAACCCGGAGATGGTGAAAAAACTTTCAAGGGAATATGGATCAGATCAGATAATGGTAGCAGTTGACAGTAAAGACTCGAAGGTTCTCATAAAAGGTTGGACCAAAAAAACAACAATGGAAGCACCTTCACTGGCTAGATTATTCGAAAAAATGGGCGCGGGTAGCATACTATTCACAAACGTGAACGTGGAAGGACTCCTAGAGGGCGTGGATATCAAACCCCTCAAGGAGATTATCAGAGCGGTTAAAATACCCATCATATACTCTGGTGGCGTGACATCCACCAGAGACCTTGAACTTTTGAAGAGGACAGGTGTAAGGGGTGTTGTAATCGGATCAGCCCTATACAAGGGTAAAATAGACTTCAAAGAAGCCCTAGAATATGAGGACCCACTATAG
- a CDS encoding FAD-dependent oxidoreductase — MVIVVGSGAGGATIARELAKNNINVTILEKGPLVPSKHAFKCYDPPPKGVDLLKTSCVGGSTLVATGNAVRVLEDDLKDYGINITRELDEIEKELNVKPLPRTHIGDGTKLIIDSARSLGLPIRRMPKFINPEECKPCGKCAFGCPRDAKWSAKKFIEDAIRWGAELIPETEAKKLIIEDNKIKGVKTSNGPLYDEIVVLAAGAVGTPRLLLRSGVNAGETFFMDTFITIGGILEGIRFNEEVQMNAIIEMENFILAPHFATLIAKELKRKDYKKEDIIGLMVKIADENNGKVKLDRIIKENTPDDIKLLARGSAIAGSILSNIGVETATILSTHPRGAHPGGTAPIGEVVDENLETKIRGLYIADASVLPKAPGAPPILTIMALALKLARHILKE; from the coding sequence ATGGTTATAGTCGTTGGTTCAGGGGCTGGTGGCGCCACCATCGCAAGAGAACTTGCAAAAAATAACATTAACGTCACCATACTAGAAAAGGGGCCGCTTGTACCCTCAAAGCACGCGTTTAAATGCTATGACCCCCCACCCAAGGGCGTGGATCTTCTTAAAACTTCATGCGTAGGCGGCTCAACCCTTGTAGCGACAGGAAACGCCGTCAGAGTCCTTGAAGATGATCTGAAGGATTATGGTATAAATATTACAAGGGAACTTGACGAGATAGAAAAAGAACTTAACGTGAAACCCCTCCCAAGAACACATATAGGGGATGGGACAAAACTTATAATAGACAGTGCACGATCACTTGGCCTGCCCATAAGGAGAATGCCAAAATTCATAAACCCCGAAGAATGTAAACCCTGTGGGAAATGCGCCTTCGGCTGCCCAAGGGACGCTAAATGGTCCGCCAAGAAATTCATAGAAGATGCCATAAGATGGGGTGCTGAACTCATCCCCGAGACCGAAGCGAAAAAGCTCATCATAGAAGACAATAAGATAAAAGGGGTTAAAACCTCAAATGGGCCATTATATGATGAAATAGTGGTCCTCGCCGCGGGGGCGGTTGGAACCCCAAGGCTACTCCTAAGATCTGGCGTAAATGCAGGGGAAACATTCTTCATGGACACATTCATAACAATAGGGGGCATACTAGAAGGTATCCGATTCAATGAAGAAGTGCAGATGAACGCCATAATTGAAATGGAAAATTTCATATTAGCACCACATTTCGCCACGCTCATCGCAAAAGAACTTAAAAGGAAAGACTATAAAAAAGAGGACATCATAGGACTAATGGTTAAAATCGCCGATGAAAACAATGGTAAGGTTAAACTGGATAGGATCATAAAAGAGAACACCCCAGATGATATAAAATTACTCGCAAGGGGATCAGCCATCGCAGGTTCCATACTCTCAAATATTGGTGTGGAAACAGCCACTATACTTTCAACCCATCCAAGAGGCGCCCACCCCGGGGGCACCGCACCCATAGGTGAAGTAGTGGATGAAAACCTTGAAACAAAGATAAGAGGACTCTATATTGCAGATGCAAGCGTACTCCCAAAGGCCCCAGGCGCCCCACCCATACTCACCATCATGGCCCTCGCACTCAAACTCGCCAGACACATACTAAAGGAGTGA
- a CDS encoding protein translocase subunit SecF, translating into MKLKIKLPESYKLLIIIPLIITISSLGILLSHGLEESVDLKGGSIAELTLEKRMDQTELKTIIQEKLKIKDVNVVSMKGNEATVQMGSDIQVDEFTRALEGTAKIKSYRSVGPILGKEAMKQIYWAVGFAFLFMSITVLITFRNLIPSLAVIMAAASDIIIALGGMSLFKIPLSLASIGAILMLIGYSVDTDILLTTRLLKQRKGKITERAIGAIKTGLTMSGSAIASMSALYIVTVFIIPEAEVLSNIAAVLIIGLSADILTTWLMNLGILRWYLEAKS; encoded by the coding sequence ATAAAGTTGAAAATAAAACTTCCAGAATCCTACAAACTACTCATAATCATACCATTAATCATAACAATATCATCCCTTGGCATATTATTATCACATGGACTGGAAGAGAGCGTCGACCTGAAAGGAGGATCCATCGCAGAATTAACATTAGAAAAAAGGATGGACCAAACAGAACTCAAGACCATTATCCAAGAAAAACTAAAAATCAAAGACGTTAATGTTGTCTCAATGAAGGGAAATGAGGCAACAGTACAAATGGGCAGCGACATCCAGGTTGATGAATTCACAAGGGCCCTGGAGGGGACGGCAAAGATAAAAAGTTACAGGTCAGTGGGTCCAATACTGGGTAAAGAAGCCATGAAACAAATCTACTGGGCCGTGGGATTCGCCTTCCTTTTCATGTCAATAACAGTACTCATAACCTTCAGAAACCTGATACCATCACTTGCAGTTATAATGGCAGCAGCCAGCGATATTATAATCGCACTCGGTGGAATGTCACTCTTCAAGATCCCCCTCTCACTCGCATCCATAGGCGCGATACTAATGCTAATAGGCTACAGTGTAGACACAGACATACTACTCACAACAAGACTCCTTAAACAAAGAAAAGGTAAAATAACCGAGAGGGCGATAGGGGCTATTAAAACTGGACTTACAATGTCCGGATCGGCGATAGCATCCATGAGCGCACTCTACATCGTAACAGTATTCATCATACCAGAAGCCGAAGTTTTAAGTAATATAGCCGCAGTCCTTATCATCGGATTATCAGCTGACATCTTAACAACATGGCTCATGAACCTTGGTATACTAAGATGGTACTTGGAGGCAAAATCATGA
- the argC gene encoding N-acetyl-gamma-glutamyl-phosphate reductase, translating to MIDVGIIGASGYTGGELLRFLSKHPHVEIVAATSRKYAGKPINRVHPHLQDLELEFSDVDIDNIDADLIFTATPHGASMKIVPRILEQGMRVVDLSGDYRFDNIKTYEKWYGIKHEGSLDAVYGLPEIYRDKIRDAHLVANPGCFPTGAILACIPLVYERLAETFIIDSKTGVSGAGIKPTTVTHYPNCSDNVIPYNVTDHRHTPEIRQELSKKYQVSVSFTPHLVPVIRGILTTVHTFLKEDLTPRELESIYSGFYEGEPFIKIIEDGEMPRLSAVRGSNECHIGCFEIDDNGRAVIISAIDNLVKGASGQAIQNMNIMFGFDEKTSLDIPAVHP from the coding sequence ATGATCGACGTAGGTATTATAGGAGCTAGTGGATATACTGGTGGCGAGCTTTTAAGATTTCTGAGCAAACACCCCCATGTGGAAATCGTGGCCGCTACATCTAGAAAATATGCTGGCAAGCCCATAAATAGGGTGCACCCACACCTCCAGGACCTTGAACTTGAATTTTCGGATGTTGACATTGATAATATTGATGCAGATCTTATATTCACAGCAACACCACATGGGGCTTCTATGAAGATCGTTCCAAGGATCCTAGAACAGGGTATGAGGGTCGTTGACCTGAGCGGTGATTACAGATTCGATAATATAAAAACATATGAGAAATGGTATGGGATAAAACATGAAGGGTCCTTGGATGCTGTCTATGGGCTTCCAGAAATCTACAGGGACAAGATAAGGGACGCCCATCTCGTTGCGAATCCTGGATGCTTCCCAACAGGGGCTATACTAGCCTGTATACCATTGGTATATGAGAGATTAGCCGAAACTTTTATAATAGATTCAAAGACTGGTGTAAGTGGTGCCGGGATAAAACCCACCACCGTGACCCATTATCCAAATTGTAGCGACAACGTGATACCATATAATGTGACAGATCATAGGCATACACCAGAGATACGCCAGGAATTATCAAAAAAATACCAGGTAAGTGTGAGCTTCACACCACACCTTGTACCGGTCATCCGGGGAATCCTAACAACAGTACACACTTTCCTAAAGGAGGATCTCACCCCCAGGGAACTTGAAAGCATATACAGTGGATTCTATGAGGGCGAACCATTCATAAAAATAATAGAGGATGGTGAAATGCCACGTTTAAGCGCTGTCAGAGGCTCCAATGAGTGCCATATAGGCTGCTTTGAAATTGATGATAATGGGAGAGCTGTTATAATATCAGCAATCGATAACCTGGTAAAGGGAGCTTCTGGCCAGGCAATCCAGAACATGAATATCATGTTCGGCTTTGATGAAAAAACATCCCTAGACATTCCAGCAGTACACCCCTAG
- a CDS encoding pseudomurein-binding repeat-containing protein translates to MFKKFLILVVILGLFSIAQVSAANIEIIYNGTGGNVTGNYYIRQYTPQHTITQEVIKAAKNGTPMVIFGNGSGKNVMIVAGVHGNELPPQLAALKLIDYLADKEINGTVYIVPFLIPSSTATSSRYWNGQNPNSIANNKGTPTNMIVQIAKERLIQALGDFHSTQPDGTPGTDAVFCSRTPTYESYKIAYYISKNSPTKLIVYEKAGVEYPGALEDVCNLAGIPSVTCEVLSPHGTVATGSVDRSFIQMLLFLKYNNIISDTGLSVSQVVTSANTIKGYYESYKRLPSNVTINGKDYNMGQALYLLCKATVNINSGSTSMITVGNVNSAITSSGNYKSGIVYKSEYLNVAGKILNFIEAYNRAPNYASTSRGNIPFQGLVYMYSKILSFYGANGRLPGYVTI, encoded by the coding sequence ATGTTCAAAAAATTCCTAATATTGGTAGTAATCCTAGGACTTTTTTCCATAGCCCAAGTATCAGCCGCCAATATAGAGATCATATATAATGGGACTGGAGGAAATGTTACAGGAAATTATTATATTAGACAATACACACCCCAGCATACTATAACCCAAGAGGTTATCAAAGCAGCTAAAAACGGCACACCAATGGTGATATTCGGTAACGGTTCCGGCAAGAATGTTATGATCGTCGCAGGAGTTCATGGTAATGAATTACCTCCACAATTAGCAGCCCTTAAACTCATAGATTACCTTGCAGATAAGGAAATTAATGGCACAGTCTATATAGTACCATTCCTCATCCCATCATCAACAGCCACCTCCTCACGTTATTGGAACGGCCAGAACCCAAACAGTATAGCCAATAACAAGGGAACACCAACCAATATGATAGTGCAGATCGCCAAGGAACGTTTAATCCAAGCCTTAGGGGATTTCCATTCAACCCAACCCGACGGGACCCCAGGAACGGATGCAGTATTCTGTTCAAGAACTCCAACCTATGAAAGTTACAAGATAGCCTATTATATAAGTAAGAACAGCCCCACCAAACTGATAGTATATGAAAAGGCCGGGGTGGAATATCCAGGGGCCCTCGAGGATGTGTGCAACCTTGCAGGTATACCCAGTGTCACATGTGAGGTTCTTTCCCCACACGGAACAGTGGCAACGGGTAGCGTTGACAGATCATTTATACAAATGCTCCTATTCCTAAAATATAATAATATTATATCAGATACTGGCTTATCAGTTTCGCAGGTAGTTACAAGCGCGAATACCATAAAAGGCTACTATGAGTCCTATAAGAGACTACCCAGCAATGTCACCATTAACGGCAAGGATTATAATATGGGCCAGGCATTGTATCTGCTCTGTAAAGCTACAGTAAACATAAACAGTGGCAGCACTTCCATGATAACCGTGGGGAACGTTAACAGTGCCATAACATCATCTGGGAACTATAAAAGTGGGATAGTCTATAAATCTGAATATTTAAATGTTGCAGGGAAAATTCTAAATTTCATTGAAGCTTATAATCGCGCTCCAAATTATGCTAGCACAAGCCGTGGTAACATACCATTCCAGGGACTTGTTTACATGTACAGTAAGATCCTAAGCTTTTATGGTGCTAATGGTAGACTTCCAGGTTATGTGACAATCTAG